One window of Entelurus aequoreus isolate RoL-2023_Sb linkage group LG06, RoL_Eaeq_v1.1, whole genome shotgun sequence genomic DNA carries:
- the LOC133652376 gene encoding uncharacterized protein LOC133652376 isoform X3: MAARECESFPREAAPPSRRVPARVMSTCQLDSSTGDNFLAPHHGEGCIHMPSPAHALNMQRVTQVLTTLGHHADNYRDALKIMQQYGKGCNTSDLQSEAENEELPEKRNRKPVHRLGDSDDSEEEPGNSDLTSLGLASQLHRQTPPSRRVPARVMSTCQLDSSTGAPHHGEGRIHMPSPAPALNMQRVTQGTTVPPRLPPPPSPAALNMWQTEEPGSSLAYRPTWRGERMADNISCSAPEVIHILSLLETIKHSQDQLIAKVL; the protein is encoded by the exons atggctgcacgcg aatgtgaaagtttcccgcgtgaagccg ctccaccgtctcgccgagtgccagcaagagtcatgagtacttgtcaactcgactcctcaactggagataactttctag cacctcaccatggggaaggatgtattcatatgccttcaccagcacatgcattaaacatgcagagagttacacaag ttcttaccaccttggggcaccatgcag acaactacagagacgcattaaaaataatgcaacaatatggaaagggctgcaacacctcagacctgcaatctgaggcagagaacgaggagctgccagaaaaaaggaacaggaagccagt ccatcgtctcggggactcagatgatagcgaagaagagccgggaaatagtgacctcacatctctggggttggcaagccaattgcacaggcaga ctccaccgtctcgccgagtgccagcaagagtcatgagtacttgtcaactcgactcctcaactggag cacctcaccatggggaaggacgcattcatatgccttcaccagcacctgcattaaacatgcagagagttacacaag gaacgacagtccctcctcgactccctccacccccctcaccagcagccctcaacatgtggcagacagaggagcctggatccagcctggcctacaggccaacatggcgaggggaaagaatggccgacaacatttcctgctctg cgcctgaggtaatccatatccttagcctgctggaaactattaagcacagccaagaccagctgattgcgaag gtgctgtga
- the LOC133652376 gene encoding uncharacterized protein LOC133652376 isoform X1, producing MAARECESFPREAAPPSRRVPARVMSTCQLDSSTGDNFLAPHHGEGCIHMPSPAHALNMQRVTQVLTTLGHHADNYRDALKIMQQYGKGCNTSDLQSEAENEELPEKRNRKPVHRLGDSDDSEEEPGNSDLTSLGLASQLHRQTPPSRRVPARVMSTCQLDSSTGGNFLAPHHGEGRIHMPSPAPALNMQRVTQGTTVPPRLPPPPSPAALNMWQTEEPGSSLAYRPTWRGERMADNISCSAPEVIHILSLLETIKHSQDQLIAKVL from the exons atggctgcacgcg aatgtgaaagtttcccgcgtgaagccg ctccaccgtctcgccgagtgccagcaagagtcatgagtacttgtcaactcgactcctcaactggagataactttctag cacctcaccatggggaaggatgtattcatatgccttcaccagcacatgcattaaacatgcagagagttacacaag ttcttaccaccttggggcaccatgcag acaactacagagacgcattaaaaataatgcaacaatatggaaagggctgcaacacctcagacctgcaatctgaggcagagaacgaggagctgccagaaaaaaggaacaggaagccagt ccatcgtctcggggactcagatgatagcgaagaagagccgggaaatagtgacctcacatctctggggttggcaagccaattgcacaggcaga ctccaccgtctcgccgagtgccagcaagagtcatgagtacttgtcaactcgactcctcaactggaggtaactttctag cacctcaccatggggaaggacgcattcatatgccttcaccagcacctgcattaaacatgcagagagttacacaag gaacgacagtccctcctcgactccctccacccccctcaccagcagccctcaacatgtggcagacagaggagcctggatccagcctggcctacaggccaacatggcgaggggaaagaatggccgacaacatttcctgctctg cgcctgaggtaatccatatccttagcctgctggaaactattaagcacagccaagaccagctgattgcgaag gtgctgtga
- the LOC133652376 gene encoding uncharacterized protein LOC133652376 isoform X2, with protein MLFLFTLKKKAPPSRRVPARVMSTCQLDSSTGDNFLAPHHGEGCIHMPSPAHALNMQRVTQVLTTLGHHADNYRDALKIMQQYGKGCNTSDLQSEAENEELPEKRNRKPVHRLGDSDDSEEEPGNSDLTSLGLASQLHRQTPPSRRVPARVMSTCQLDSSTGGNFLAPHHGEGRIHMPSPAPALNMQRVTQGTTVPPRLPPPPSPAALNMWQTEEPGSSLAYRPTWRGERMADNISCSAPEVIHILSLLETIKHSQDQLIAKVL; from the exons atgttgtttttgtttacattaaaaaaaaaag ctccaccgtctcgccgagtgccagcaagagtcatgagtacttgtcaactcgactcctcaactggagataactttctag cacctcaccatggggaaggatgtattcatatgccttcaccagcacatgcattaaacatgcagagagttacacaag ttcttaccaccttggggcaccatgcag acaactacagagacgcattaaaaataatgcaacaatatggaaagggctgcaacacctcagacctgcaatctgaggcagagaacgaggagctgccagaaaaaaggaacaggaagccagt ccatcgtctcggggactcagatgatagcgaagaagagccgggaaatagtgacctcacatctctggggttggcaagccaattgcacaggcaga ctccaccgtctcgccgagtgccagcaagagtcatgagtacttgtcaactcgactcctcaactggaggtaactttctag cacctcaccatggggaaggacgcattcatatgccttcaccagcacctgcattaaacatgcagagagttacacaag gaacgacagtccctcctcgactccctccacccccctcaccagcagccctcaacatgtggcagacagaggagcctggatccagcctggcctacaggccaacatggcgaggggaaagaatggccgacaacatttcctgctctg cgcctgaggtaatccatatccttagcctgctggaaactattaagcacagccaagaccagctgattgcgaag gtgctgtga
- the LOC133652376 gene encoding uncharacterized protein LOC133652376 isoform X5, with translation MVFWPSYKNTDKIERAALNEVQHEPNWPRFDISVVRTCDNYRDALKIMQQYGKGCNTSDLQSEAENEELPEKRNRKPVHRLGDSDDSEEEPGNSDLTSLGLASQLHRQTPPSRRVPARVMSTCQLDSSTGGNFLAPHHGEGRIHMPSPAPALNMQRVTQGTTVPPRLPPPPSPAALNMWQTEEPGSSLAYRPTWRGERMADNISCSAPEVIHILSLLETIKHSQDQLIAKVL, from the exons atggttttctggcccagctataaaaacaccgacaAAATTGAAAGGGCCGCTTTAAACGAGGtgcagcatgagccaaactggccaagatttgacatttctgttgtccgaacttgtg acaactacagagacgcattaaaaataatgcaacaatatggaaagggctgcaacacctcagacctgcaatctgaggcagagaacgaggagctgccagaaaaaaggaacaggaagccagt ccatcgtctcggggactcagatgatagcgaagaagagccgggaaatagtgacctcacatctctggggttggcaagccaattgcacaggcaga ctccaccgtctcgccgagtgccagcaagagtcatgagtacttgtcaactcgactcctcaactggaggtaactttctag cacctcaccatggggaaggacgcattcatatgccttcaccagcacctgcattaaacatgcagagagttacacaag gaacgacagtccctcctcgactccctccacccccctcaccagcagccctcaacatgtggcagacagaggagcctggatccagcctggcctacaggccaacatggcgaggggaaagaatggccgacaacatttcctgctctg cgcctgaggtaatccatatccttagcctgctggaaactattaagcacagccaagaccagctgattgcgaag gtgctgtga
- the LOC133652376 gene encoding uncharacterized protein LOC133652376 isoform X4 produces the protein MSTCQLDSSTGDNFLAPHHGEGCIHMPSPAHALNMQRVTQVLTTLGHHADNYRDALKIMQQYGKGCNTSDLQSEAENEELPEKRNRKPVHRLGDSDDSEEEPGNSDLTSLGLASQLHRQTPPSRRVPARVMSTCQLDSSTGGNFLAPHHGEGRIHMPSPAPALNMQRVTQGTTVPPRLPPPPSPAALNMWQTEEPGSSLAYRPTWRGERMADNISCSAPEVIHILSLLETIKHSQDQLIAKVL, from the exons atgagtacttgtcaactcgactcctcaactggagataactttctag cacctcaccatggggaaggatgtattcatatgccttcaccagcacatgcattaaacatgcagagagttacacaag ttcttaccaccttggggcaccatgcag acaactacagagacgcattaaaaataatgcaacaatatggaaagggctgcaacacctcagacctgcaatctgaggcagagaacgaggagctgccagaaaaaaggaacaggaagccagt ccatcgtctcggggactcagatgatagcgaagaagagccgggaaatagtgacctcacatctctggggttggcaagccaattgcacaggcaga ctccaccgtctcgccgagtgccagcaagagtcatgagtacttgtcaactcgactcctcaactggaggtaactttctag cacctcaccatggggaaggacgcattcatatgccttcaccagcacctgcattaaacatgcagagagttacacaag gaacgacagtccctcctcgactccctccacccccctcaccagcagccctcaacatgtggcagacagaggagcctggatccagcctggcctacaggccaacatggcgaggggaaagaatggccgacaacatttcctgctctg cgcctgaggtaatccatatccttagcctgctggaaactattaagcacagccaagaccagctgattgcgaag gtgctgtga